One region of Streptomyces sp. CG4 genomic DNA includes:
- a CDS encoding serine hydrolase domain-containing protein: MTQQITVHGTVAEGFEPVREEFAAFVAGERDDYEGQLCAYVRGRRVVDLWAGTEADALYGVFSSTKGAAHLVVALLVQDGTLELDRKVTYYWPEFGAEGKGAVTLRELLAHRAGLVGIDVGFSAEEMADDRAMAERLADQKPFWRPGTAFGYHALVIGALTGEVVRRATGHTLQEVYEERVRAPYGTDFFLGLPESEEPRFRSVQPMLPTPEQQALLAAQPAGPHTLTSIAFNTHVPEPGTLADYVNSRVVRAKGPASAGGVASARGLATMYAAAISQLDERPPLLKPDTVAEVGQIHSVGYDLVARAHKSYGLGFQATADMWHPNLGAGAFGHSGAGGTQAFADPRSGLAYGYTRRRMAFPGGAAPENDAFVSVLHRAAIGRI, from the coding sequence ATGACGCAGCAGATCACCGTCCACGGCACGGTCGCCGAGGGCTTCGAGCCGGTGCGCGAGGAGTTCGCCGCCTTCGTGGCCGGGGAACGCGACGACTACGAGGGCCAGTTGTGTGCCTATGTGCGCGGGCGGCGCGTCGTCGACCTGTGGGCGGGCACGGAGGCGGACGCGCTGTACGGCGTGTTCTCGTCCACCAAGGGTGCCGCGCATCTGGTGGTCGCGCTCCTGGTGCAGGACGGCACGCTGGAGCTGGACCGCAAAGTCACCTACTACTGGCCCGAGTTCGGCGCCGAGGGCAAGGGCGCGGTGACCCTCCGGGAGCTGCTGGCGCACCGGGCGGGCCTGGTCGGGATCGACGTCGGGTTCTCCGCCGAGGAGATGGCCGACGACCGCGCGATGGCCGAACGCCTCGCCGACCAGAAGCCGTTCTGGCGTCCGGGCACGGCCTTCGGCTACCACGCGCTGGTCATCGGCGCGCTCACCGGCGAGGTGGTCCGCCGGGCCACGGGCCACACCCTGCAGGAGGTGTACGAGGAGCGGGTGCGCGCGCCGTACGGCACGGACTTCTTCCTCGGGCTGCCCGAGTCCGAGGAGCCCCGCTTCCGCTCGGTCCAGCCGATGCTCCCGACCCCCGAGCAGCAGGCCCTGCTGGCCGCCCAGCCGGCCGGCCCGCACACCCTGACCTCGATCGCCTTCAACACGCACGTGCCGGAGCCGGGCACGCTGGCCGACTACGTCAACTCCCGCGTCGTACGGGCCAAGGGACCGGCCTCCGCGGGCGGCGTCGCCTCCGCCCGGGGGCTCGCGACGATGTACGCGGCGGCGATCAGCCAGCTGGACGAGCGGCCGCCCCTGCTGAAGCCGGACACGGTGGCCGAGGTGGGCCAGATCCACTCCGTGGGCTACGACCTGGTGGCCCGCGCCCACAAGTCGTACGGCCTGGGCTTCCAGGCGACCGCGGACATGTGGCACCCGAACCTGGGCGCCGGCGCCTTCGGCCACAGCGGCGCGGGCGGCACCCAGGCCTTCGCCGACCCTCGCAGCGGCCTGGCCTACGGCTACACCCGCCGCCGGATGGCGTTTCCGGGCGGAGCGGCACCGGAGAACGACGCTTTCGTGAGCGTGCTGCACCGAGCGGCGATCGGGCGCATCTGA